The following nucleotide sequence is from Solanum dulcamara chromosome 7, daSolDulc1.2, whole genome shotgun sequence.
TACAGAAAGAATCAAATGTGAAAGAATTTTTCGAATTGTATATTTAATGATGTACTGATACTaataatcaaaatttaattcaatgaatagattaaaatatttagaataaATAGATATAGAGTGAGTAGCGGGAATCAAACCTGCATCGTTATCTTGGAAGGCTAAGGGTTGGTTTCATTGGGCTCCTTTAAGGAGATGAGTCAATTTATAGATCTAAGATGTGAACAAAAttcgaaaaaaaaataaaattctacccATAACATCTATGTGAGCTTTTGATCTTAATTTTGAATACAAATAAAACGAATCGCTTTGTAGATAGTCAAGTAGAGAAGATGCTTTTAAGACtattaataatttaagaatAAAACTAATTATTCATATCAAAATTAGAAGTGTTTTCGATActtctttcaaaaataaataaaacaaaccTGATCTTGTGAGGAAATGCTGGATGGCATTCTTCTAGTTTTCTTCTCAACATCTATTCTGCTTCCGCTGCTCATGTTGATatcttagttttttttttttttacaacatttatacaaaaaaaaaaattagttcaaAGGGAACACTTTGAATATATATGTCACCTACACATGTAACACTCGTACCCAAATGTAACGAACTATATATATGTACGATTTGCGAAAGGAAACGATAATATATACTCCCTTCGTTTTcgtttacttgtcaaattttgacttgacacacctATTAAAAAATCAATGATTGATATAGTGAGTTTACCATTTTAACTTTATTAATCACTAAAGCCATAATCCAAATTCTAAAACATTTTGGTACTCTAAGTCTATAAATGGATTGATCATTTAAGATTTCAAGAAATTCTACATATTCCAAAGATGTTAACTCTCtcaataaattgagggtataataggtaaaaaaaaagattgtaatttcttgatttgtcaaatttgacaagtaaaaaaaaaatcaaattagaaaatttttgacaagtaaaaaagaatagagggagtatatatatatatataaactactTTTATAGCCCATgacaaccaacaaaaatatCTTAGTTTGTAAATACTATACTatgtttgttttaattttttttgtctgATTTTAATTTGACACAAAGTTTTAAAAACTAAAGATGAATTTTGAATCTTACgttcttaaactaaagatatgtggAATCCACTAAGGTGTTATTTAATTTTGTTGTCTTAAACATGCcattgaaaaattgaaatcaaaGAATTGCAAAAAAGGAAGAGTCATTCTTTAATATTCCCTCCGTCCAACAATACTTATCCATTATTTGACTTTGTACAATTTTTGagaaactataaatagaaggaTAATTTTACCATATCACTATTTGAATATAATGTCTCGAAAAATGTAATAGAGAAATGACTAATAATTAATGATAAGGGTTATATTAGGAACTAAGTTAGAATGAGAAAAAGCCCAAAATAGTCCCTTATCTTTGGGTTAAGACTCAAAGTCATCTGATATTTGCAGTATTAGTGCACGTTTGGTCCTCCCTCAAACTTTTTgcctatttttaaaattaattatgtatggaATGTTCAATcgtctttttatatatatttaatagtaataataactcCATGTGAGAGAAGGTGAGAAGAAGAACACTTTATTCTATTCAGAATGAATATTATTGCAGCTAAACTAAGAAAACCTTGACATATTATGACGctgcaagaaaaaaaaacttatactATTGCACATGAAATCGACGTGATGAACCTCTCGATTATAGCTGTaataatttttctattaaaCAGAACAAGGTATTTTTCTTCTCACCTTCTCTCACATGGAATTATTATTTCTACTAAATATATGAAAAGACTATTGAATATTTCATACATGAAATTGTGGACAAAATCAATGTTAAAAAACAGGCAAAAGTTTGGGGGATCAAAAGTGTACCAATATTGCAAACACGGGGGGACTATTAGTGCTCTATTTGAAAACTCAAGGATGACTTTGAGTCTTGACCCACAGATAAGAGACTATTTTGGGCTTTTACTcaagttaaaattattttttgatttcataaattgaacAGGTATTgttagatatttatttttagtataacgAACAAGTAAAGATGAACGGAAGGAATAACAAACTAAAATAGGAAGTTGGACAAATAATTAAGGCGGTGGGAATACAATTTTATTTGTTTGGTTCAATTTCTCATGATCATTTTAGGTTGCACAGAAGTAACCATTTTTTTTTTACGATGCAAGAAACCCAGCTAATTGATTTGTTTGCACTTTATCTTTTTTGAATCTTCTAAAAATACCACAAATATAAATCATGTGTAGACCCATTTCTGGATATCTAGTCATGAATTTGATAGAATTCAGTATTTTAAAATCGAATTCTATGCATACATATatgttaaaataattataaatagatGGATCTCGTTTTGATATACATTTGAAAATCAACTCGCTTACTTCATTTAGAACCCATTGCAAACATTTATATTCCAGATCCGCCCCCTACATGTTCTCATTTGCTCCGTGTGCACACATTATTTTTCATAACATGTAGCGCATGCAACAAACTTATTATATAATGTTGTTACCATATATATGGGTGCTATCTAAATAGCCCCCAACTAACAAGAACGTTACAATCtatattacaaaataaaattagcGATATAGATTTTTATTGTTGAGTGACAAGAAGTTGTGTGTACCTGAAGTAGAAAATCTGCGTCGTCTTTCTTTAGGAGTATCAAGTGTTGAATCTGTACTATCGGGCAAATGGCGGTCAAGCGGAAGAGTTGGGGCGGCGTTAGTATTCTCCAGCAAGGCTCGAACAAAGGAAGCCTCAAGGGAGTTGAGGAAATGAGCATGTCTTTCATTAGTCCAATACAAACTGCTAATTGACAACTCgtattttcctttaaaatcctTCTTATTGTTCggatccatatatataaacCGATCGATCTATAATTGCTCGCCCTGCGAAGCTCCTACCGGTACTGGTCGGAAACATAAAATTCCGGCCGGTGTGCTGCCGGAAGACCAGGTGGTTGGTCTGTTTTCGCTTCTTTTGCTCTCTCTATACGTTTCAATGCCAATTAGGATATTTAGGGTTTTTTATGTGATTATCTTCACAATGGTACTGAGGTGTGGGGCTATATATCTTTTTCAAACATTTCGCCCACTATTATACTCTGTTTGGATTTGGATGGTCGTTTTCCATGATTTCATAATGTACGGTATGATATGATACTGTATTGTATAGTATAATATTATGTTTGGATAGATTGTATGATTTGCTATTATTTAgtgataattttgttgtttggtttgactatATGGAACTGTATCATAActgataaatttatgaaaatccCCTTAATTAttgtaaatattattaataattgaAGAGAAAATACAATTTGAAATTCCTAGAAACTTCAATTGAAGAGATAACAAGCACAATTGAAGAGagaatttcaatttgaaatccCTAGAAGCTTCAAAAATTATTGCGGAGGAGAATGAGTAATGTAGTAGATATATATTAGGATAACATTTAATAAAGAATAAaggataaattataattatttaaaattaaatatgggtataattggaaaaaaaaaagaaggaaacaaTGGGATACCACCAAATTGGTGGTTTTAAAAAGTGAGGGTTTTCATGGTTACAAAATTATGAAACCAAATCATACCAACCATGTAAttaaagaaacaatcaaaacaagCATAGTTCGCTTACTAACCATATTATACCATACCACAGAAAATCACCGTCCAAACAAGTTGCGACTTATTTCGTCCTGATACAAATTATAGAGGAATTAATAATGCagttatcatatatatattaattagatACAGAGCACGtactagtattttttttattttaatttatgtaacaTAAATTGAATTTGGAATTAActaaattttttatatgttttagttgaatattttaaattgttaattattattatataccATAGtatttttaaagtaattttcatataatatttGTTACTCATTTTATCCCAATTTTTGTGATACATATGAATTTCAAAAGCCAAccaaattttttataatttttttaatacatattttagGTTGTTAATTATTGTCTCTTACAATATTTTTAACGTAATTTCACATAATCTATGTTGCAGTatttgtcccaatttatatggTACAAATGAAATTTctagaatcaaataaattttttataaagtGTTTATATTTAAGTATTGTTAAtttttgtgatttatagtactttttatgcATTGTTACTTTCTTTATGAGAAATTTATGTGGTATAGGTGAAGTTTTGAAAATCAGTCAAATTTTTCatatgtttatatatattttaaattatttattattgtaatttatagaatttttatattatttttaaatatataatagacaaacaaaataagatagatgaataaatatcaaaaataccCTTGCCTGAGAAGTTGGCATGTCGTCCAACACCTGTTTAATTCCCTAGCggcttatatatatactagatATAGGAGCTCGTGCCAGTACGTGCTAAtacatgttattttttatattttaatttatgtaatacagatgaaatttgaaaagtcaaccaaaatttttaattatttttttaaaatattttaagttgtcaatttcttttatgatttttaaatatttttaattgttaattattgtgatttaaagtatattttatgtaattttaaaataatatatgttcttTCATCTGttctaatttatgtgatatcGATAGAGAGTCAACCAtagtttttatatgtttttaatttttttttaagttgttaatttttGTGATTATAGAAATTTCAGTGTAATCTTCAAATATATAAtgtattttgaaatttgaagagttGTCTGCTTGTAGTATCTTATTAGATAGTGAAATattctatattttcaattattgtgatttgtagtacattttaaaataattttcaaatatataacaaaaagattaaattggtaattattgtgatttatagtactaTTAacgtaatttataaatatatagcgaattaaaaaataaaataaaataaaaaaatacaaacaaaaaaaattaaacttttagGAGTGGTCCCCTTTAGAAGCATACAGCTCAAGCAGGCACGTCGACCATGAGCCGTTTGCTTCAAACCTCTTCTATAGAGTAGTAAATATAGTAGAATATAAAGATTAAGTTAGTAGATGTATTGTAATTTAGGgactatttattactttttattttaatttatttgtctagtTTTGTcttgacacaaaatttaagaaattaaaaaaaaaattgaatcttgtgatcttaaactaaagatatgttaAATGTACCAAAAAATCTCTTAATCTTGTGGTCGATCTTTAatagaaaattataattaaagaattgtaaaataaataaagagacTTTATTTTCTGAAAGGACTTAAAGGGAAAATAGGACAAACGGATTGAAGCAGAGGGGGTAATGGTTATTTAATATTGGTgtaatcaaaattattttttgtatctCAATTTAGGTGGTGTATTTTGACTGATGGAATTTAAGGGAGAAAAAGTTTTTTGAAACTAATACTCTaaaacaagtcataaatatttatcatttgtgAGCCAATAAATTAAATCATTTTATTAGTgagaaatttgaaattaaattatttataaatataaaaatatatatcattttttaaaaaaattaaattaaaaaaaaatgtattacataaattgagacagacAATTTATATTGCCTGAAGagttatttttgtcatttgataGTTCTAATCCATATATATTGCTAATGCTCGTATATATTCTTATTTCACATTTTATATATCTCGCATAGAATAATTTATAGGCACTCGTATAActtttgtatata
It contains:
- the LOC129895987 gene encoding uncharacterized protein LOC129895987 — translated: MDPNNKKDFKGKYELSISSLYWTNERHAHFLNSLEASFVRALLENTNAAPTLPLDRHLPDSTDSTLDTPKERRRRFSTSDINMSSGSRIDVEKKTRRMPSSISSQDQVVPRYKHGRGDKDTDGHPNVPHD